In Mauremys reevesii isolate NIE-2019 linkage group 8, ASM1616193v1, whole genome shotgun sequence, a single genomic region encodes these proteins:
- the DBT gene encoding lipoamide acyltransferase component of branched-chain alpha-keto acid dehydrogenase complex, mitochondrial isoform X1 encodes MAAVRALRSCSRTAGRLICVHHIRSCSSVCFIKSKYMSIFDKSAFKFSHQHRLFRTSAISNGQIVQFKLSDIGEGITEVTVKEWYVKEGDSVSQFDSICEVQSDKASVTITSRYDGIIRKLHYNLDEIAYVGKPLVDIETDALKDVASEEDVVETPAVSHEEHTHQEIKGHKTLATPAVRRLAMENNIKLSEVVGTGKDNRILKEDILNYLAKQTGAILPPSPKPEIIPPLPKSETAPAAPKDKGTKIPIPISKPIVFAGKDKTEAVTGFHKAMVKTMTAALKIPHFGYCDEIDLTQLVQLREELKPLAQVRGVKLSFMPFFIKAASLGLLHYPILNASVDENCQNITYKASHNIGVAMDTEQGLIVPNVKNVQVCSVFEIASELNRLLTLGSAGQLGTNDLTGGTFTLSNIGTIGGTYAKPVILPPEVAIGALGKIQVLPRFNGNGKVFKAQIMNVSWSADHRIIDGATMARFSNLWKSYLENPASMLLDLK; translated from the exons ATGGCGGCAGTGAGGGCACTGAGGAGCTGCTCGCGGACTGCGGGGCGCCTG ATCTGTGTTCACCATATTAGATCGTGTAGCAGTGTTTGCTTTATAAAGTCCAAATACATGAGCATATTTGACAAATCTGCATTCAAGTTTAGTCATCAACACAGATTGTTCAGAACATCTGCTA TTTCAAATGGCCAAATTGTCCAGTTTAAGCTCTCTGATATCGGAGAAGGAATTACAGAGGTGACTGTGAAAGAATG GTATGTAAAAGAAGGTGATAGTGTGTCTCAGTTTGATAGCATCTGTGAAGTACAAAGTGATAAAGCTTCGGTCACTATCACTAGTCGTTATGATGGCATCATTAGAAAACTCCATTATAACCTAGATGAAATTGCTTATGTTGGAAAACCATTAGTGGACATAGAAACTGATGCCCTGAAAG ATGTAGCCTCAGAAGAGGATGTTGTTGAGACACCTGCTGTGTCTCATGAAGAACACACACACCAAGAGATAAAAGGCCACAAAACACTGGCAACCCCTGCAGTCCGTCGCCTTGCCATGGAGAACAAT ATTAAACTGAGTGAAGTTGTTGGAACAGGGAAAGATAACCGCATCCTTAAAGAAGATATTCTCAATTATTTGGCCAAGCAGACGGGAGCTATTTTACCTCCATCACCAAAACCTGAAATTATCCCACCATTACCAAAATCGGAGACTGCGCCAGCTGCTCCAAAGGACAAAGGAACTAAAATTCCTATACCCATTTCCAAGCCCATCGTGTTTGCAGGGAAAGATAAAACTGAGGCTGTGACAG GCTTTCACAAGGCAATGGTAAAGACCATGACTGCTGCACTGAAGATTCCTCACTTTGGTTATTGTGATGAGATTGACTTAACTCAGCTCGTTCAACTGAGAGAAGAATTGAAACCTCTAGCACAAGTTCGTGGAGTTAAACTCTCCTTTATGCCTTTCTTCATAAAG GCAGCTTCTCTGGGATTACTGCATTATCCTATTCTTAATGCGTCTGTGGATGAAAACTGTCAAAATATCACATACAAG GCTTCTCACAACATTGGAGTTGCTATGGACACAGAACAAGGCTTGATTGTCCCTAATGTGAAAAATGTTCAGGTCTGTAGCGTGTTTGAGATTGCTTCTGAATTAAATCGCCTTCTGACCTTGGGCTCtgcaggccagttgggaacaaaTGACCTCACTGGGGGAACATTCACTCTCTCCAATATTGGCaca ATTGGTGGTACCTATGCCAAACCAGTGATACTACCTCCTGAAGTAGCTATTGGTGCTCTTGGAAAGATACAG GTTCTTCCCCGATTTAATGGTAATGGGAAAGTATTTAAAGCACAGATAATGAATGTGAGCTGGTCAGCTGACCATAGAATTATTGATGGAGCTACAATGGCCCGTTTTTCTAACTTGTGGAAATCCTATTTGGAGAACCCTGCTTCCATGCTGCTAGATCTTAAATAA
- the LRRC39 gene encoding leucine-rich repeat-containing protein 39 isoform X2: MAEPECVRTMTETAPCIGSFSAVKTLWEVRIQKINEELRKEKEFRQRAVGRLTLVWEERVSLAKLKEKVITEDGRAILRIEQEEWKMLPSCLLKLNHLHEWQLHRISLVKIPEFIGRFQNLIVLDLSRNAIEKLPKEIGQLPNLQELLLSYNKIKSVQKELSNCISLGRLELAVNRDICDLPLQLSELKKLYHVDLSMNQFTTIPSALLNMPSLEWLDMGSNKLQQLPDTVDRMENLHTLWLQRNEITHLPETISNMKNLSTLVLSNNKLRDIPACMQQMTNLRFVNFRDNPLELQVTLPPCENTEEEEERELFGIQFMHMYIQESLSRAENLDNCIPVASATINDNE, encoded by the exons ATGGCTGAACCAGAATGTGTAAGAACCATGACTGAAACTGCACCATGCATTGGATCGTTCTCTGCTGTTAAGACACTTTGGGAAGTGAGAATTCAGAAAATAAATGAAGAACTACGgaaggaaaaggaattcagacAGAGGGCTGTAGGCAG ACTGACGCTTGTCTGGGAGGAAAGAGTTAGTTTAGCCAAGCTCAAAGAAAAAGTTATCACTGAAGATGGAAGAGCTATattaaggatagaacaagaagaatGGAAG atGTTACCTTCTTGCTTACTGAAACTGAACCACCTCCACGAATGGCAGCTTCACAGAATTAGTTTGGTGAAAATTCCTGAATTCATTGGAAGGTTTCAAAATCTCATTGTGCTGGACCTATCCCGAAATGCCATTGAAAAGCTACCTAAAGAGATTG GCCAGCTGCCTAACCTCCAAGAGCTCCTCCTCAGTTATAATAAAATTAAATCTGTTCAGAAAGAGCTAAGTAACTGCATCAGCCTCGGAAGACTGGAACTGGCTGTGAACAGGGATATCTGTGACCTTCCACTTCAG CTCAGTGAGCTAAAGAAGCTTTACCATGTAGATCTGAGTATGAACCAATTTACTACCATCCCTTCAGCTCTCCTGAACATGCCAAGTCTAGAATGGTTAGACATGGGGAGCAACAAACTTCAGCAACTCCCTGATACGGTTGACAG AATGGAGAACCTCCATACTTTATGGCTCCAACGGAATGAAATAACCCATTTACCGGAAACCATCAGTAATATGAAAAATCTGAGTACTCTTGTCCTCAGTAACAACAAACTCCGGGATATTCCTGCTTGCATGCAACAAATGACAAATCTCAG ATTTGTCAACTTCAGAGACAACCCATTGGAGCTGCAGGTAACACTTCCCCCATGTGAGAAtactgaagaggaggaggaacgGGAATTGTTTGGTATTCAGTTCATGCATATGTATATTCAAGAGTCACTCAGCAGAGCAG aaaacctggACAACTGTATACCTGTTGCTTCTGCCACCATTAATGATAAtgaataa
- the DBT gene encoding lipoamide acyltransferase component of branched-chain alpha-keto acid dehydrogenase complex, mitochondrial isoform X3 codes for MSIFDKSAFKFSHQHRLFRTSAISNGQIVQFKLSDIGEGITEVTVKEWYVKEGDSVSQFDSICEVQSDKASVTITSRYDGIIRKLHYNLDEIAYVGKPLVDIETDALKDVASEEDVVETPAVSHEEHTHQEIKGHKTLATPAVRRLAMENNIKLSEVVGTGKDNRILKEDILNYLAKQTGAILPPSPKPEIIPPLPKSETAPAAPKDKGTKIPIPISKPIVFAGKDKTEAVTGFHKAMVKTMTAALKIPHFGYCDEIDLTQLVQLREELKPLAQVRGVKLSFMPFFIKAASLGLLHYPILNASVDENCQNITYKASHNIGVAMDTEQGLIVPNVKNVQVCSVFEIASELNRLLTLGSAGQLGTNDLTGGTFTLSNIGTIGGTYAKPVILPPEVAIGALGKIQVLPRFNGNGKVFKAQIMNVSWSADHRIIDGATMARFSNLWKSYLENPASMLLDLK; via the exons ATGAGCATATTTGACAAATCTGCATTCAAGTTTAGTCATCAACACAGATTGTTCAGAACATCTGCTA TTTCAAATGGCCAAATTGTCCAGTTTAAGCTCTCTGATATCGGAGAAGGAATTACAGAGGTGACTGTGAAAGAATG GTATGTAAAAGAAGGTGATAGTGTGTCTCAGTTTGATAGCATCTGTGAAGTACAAAGTGATAAAGCTTCGGTCACTATCACTAGTCGTTATGATGGCATCATTAGAAAACTCCATTATAACCTAGATGAAATTGCTTATGTTGGAAAACCATTAGTGGACATAGAAACTGATGCCCTGAAAG ATGTAGCCTCAGAAGAGGATGTTGTTGAGACACCTGCTGTGTCTCATGAAGAACACACACACCAAGAGATAAAAGGCCACAAAACACTGGCAACCCCTGCAGTCCGTCGCCTTGCCATGGAGAACAAT ATTAAACTGAGTGAAGTTGTTGGAACAGGGAAAGATAACCGCATCCTTAAAGAAGATATTCTCAATTATTTGGCCAAGCAGACGGGAGCTATTTTACCTCCATCACCAAAACCTGAAATTATCCCACCATTACCAAAATCGGAGACTGCGCCAGCTGCTCCAAAGGACAAAGGAACTAAAATTCCTATACCCATTTCCAAGCCCATCGTGTTTGCAGGGAAAGATAAAACTGAGGCTGTGACAG GCTTTCACAAGGCAATGGTAAAGACCATGACTGCTGCACTGAAGATTCCTCACTTTGGTTATTGTGATGAGATTGACTTAACTCAGCTCGTTCAACTGAGAGAAGAATTGAAACCTCTAGCACAAGTTCGTGGAGTTAAACTCTCCTTTATGCCTTTCTTCATAAAG GCAGCTTCTCTGGGATTACTGCATTATCCTATTCTTAATGCGTCTGTGGATGAAAACTGTCAAAATATCACATACAAG GCTTCTCACAACATTGGAGTTGCTATGGACACAGAACAAGGCTTGATTGTCCCTAATGTGAAAAATGTTCAGGTCTGTAGCGTGTTTGAGATTGCTTCTGAATTAAATCGCCTTCTGACCTTGGGCTCtgcaggccagttgggaacaaaTGACCTCACTGGGGGAACATTCACTCTCTCCAATATTGGCaca ATTGGTGGTACCTATGCCAAACCAGTGATACTACCTCCTGAAGTAGCTATTGGTGCTCTTGGAAAGATACAG GTTCTTCCCCGATTTAATGGTAATGGGAAAGTATTTAAAGCACAGATAATGAATGTGAGCTGGTCAGCTGACCATAGAATTATTGATGGAGCTACAATGGCCCGTTTTTCTAACTTGTGGAAATCCTATTTGGAGAACCCTGCTTCCATGCTGCTAGATCTTAAATAA
- the DBT gene encoding lipoamide acyltransferase component of branched-chain alpha-keto acid dehydrogenase complex, mitochondrial isoform X2, with the protein MTVSKQHTSELKICVHHIRSCSSVCFIKSKYMSIFDKSAFKFSHQHRLFRTSAISNGQIVQFKLSDIGEGITEVTVKEWYVKEGDSVSQFDSICEVQSDKASVTITSRYDGIIRKLHYNLDEIAYVGKPLVDIETDALKDVASEEDVVETPAVSHEEHTHQEIKGHKTLATPAVRRLAMENNIKLSEVVGTGKDNRILKEDILNYLAKQTGAILPPSPKPEIIPPLPKSETAPAAPKDKGTKIPIPISKPIVFAGKDKTEAVTGFHKAMVKTMTAALKIPHFGYCDEIDLTQLVQLREELKPLAQVRGVKLSFMPFFIKAASLGLLHYPILNASVDENCQNITYKASHNIGVAMDTEQGLIVPNVKNVQVCSVFEIASELNRLLTLGSAGQLGTNDLTGGTFTLSNIGTIGGTYAKPVILPPEVAIGALGKIQVLPRFNGNGKVFKAQIMNVSWSADHRIIDGATMARFSNLWKSYLENPASMLLDLK; encoded by the exons ATCTGTGTTCACCATATTAGATCGTGTAGCAGTGTTTGCTTTATAAAGTCCAAATACATGAGCATATTTGACAAATCTGCATTCAAGTTTAGTCATCAACACAGATTGTTCAGAACATCTGCTA TTTCAAATGGCCAAATTGTCCAGTTTAAGCTCTCTGATATCGGAGAAGGAATTACAGAGGTGACTGTGAAAGAATG GTATGTAAAAGAAGGTGATAGTGTGTCTCAGTTTGATAGCATCTGTGAAGTACAAAGTGATAAAGCTTCGGTCACTATCACTAGTCGTTATGATGGCATCATTAGAAAACTCCATTATAACCTAGATGAAATTGCTTATGTTGGAAAACCATTAGTGGACATAGAAACTGATGCCCTGAAAG ATGTAGCCTCAGAAGAGGATGTTGTTGAGACACCTGCTGTGTCTCATGAAGAACACACACACCAAGAGATAAAAGGCCACAAAACACTGGCAACCCCTGCAGTCCGTCGCCTTGCCATGGAGAACAAT ATTAAACTGAGTGAAGTTGTTGGAACAGGGAAAGATAACCGCATCCTTAAAGAAGATATTCTCAATTATTTGGCCAAGCAGACGGGAGCTATTTTACCTCCATCACCAAAACCTGAAATTATCCCACCATTACCAAAATCGGAGACTGCGCCAGCTGCTCCAAAGGACAAAGGAACTAAAATTCCTATACCCATTTCCAAGCCCATCGTGTTTGCAGGGAAAGATAAAACTGAGGCTGTGACAG GCTTTCACAAGGCAATGGTAAAGACCATGACTGCTGCACTGAAGATTCCTCACTTTGGTTATTGTGATGAGATTGACTTAACTCAGCTCGTTCAACTGAGAGAAGAATTGAAACCTCTAGCACAAGTTCGTGGAGTTAAACTCTCCTTTATGCCTTTCTTCATAAAG GCAGCTTCTCTGGGATTACTGCATTATCCTATTCTTAATGCGTCTGTGGATGAAAACTGTCAAAATATCACATACAAG GCTTCTCACAACATTGGAGTTGCTATGGACACAGAACAAGGCTTGATTGTCCCTAATGTGAAAAATGTTCAGGTCTGTAGCGTGTTTGAGATTGCTTCTGAATTAAATCGCCTTCTGACCTTGGGCTCtgcaggccagttgggaacaaaTGACCTCACTGGGGGAACATTCACTCTCTCCAATATTGGCaca ATTGGTGGTACCTATGCCAAACCAGTGATACTACCTCCTGAAGTAGCTATTGGTGCTCTTGGAAAGATACAG GTTCTTCCCCGATTTAATGGTAATGGGAAAGTATTTAAAGCACAGATAATGAATGTGAGCTGGTCAGCTGACCATAGAATTATTGATGGAGCTACAATGGCCCGTTTTTCTAACTTGTGGAAATCCTATTTGGAGAACCCTGCTTCCATGCTGCTAGATCTTAAATAA
- the LRRC39 gene encoding leucine-rich repeat-containing protein 39 isoform X1, with protein sequence MAEPECVRTMTETAPCIGSFSAVKTLWEVRIQKINEELRKEKEFRQRAVGRLTLVWEERVSLAKLKEKVITEDGRAILRIEQEEWKMLPSCLLKLNHLHEWQLHRISLVKIPEFIGRFQNLIVLDLSRNAIEKLPKEIGQLPNLQELLLSYNKIKSVQKELSNCISLGRLELAVNRDICDLPLQLSELKKLYHVDLSMNQFTTIPSALLNMPSLEWLDMGSNKLQQLPDTVDRMENLHTLWLQRNEITHLPETISNMKNLSTLVLSNNKLRDIPACMQQMTNLRFVNFRDNPLELQVTLPPCENTEEEEERELFGIQFMHMYIQESLSRAAQSQLAQICLLELEVTLKRE encoded by the exons ATGGCTGAACCAGAATGTGTAAGAACCATGACTGAAACTGCACCATGCATTGGATCGTTCTCTGCTGTTAAGACACTTTGGGAAGTGAGAATTCAGAAAATAAATGAAGAACTACGgaaggaaaaggaattcagacAGAGGGCTGTAGGCAG ACTGACGCTTGTCTGGGAGGAAAGAGTTAGTTTAGCCAAGCTCAAAGAAAAAGTTATCACTGAAGATGGAAGAGCTATattaaggatagaacaagaagaatGGAAG atGTTACCTTCTTGCTTACTGAAACTGAACCACCTCCACGAATGGCAGCTTCACAGAATTAGTTTGGTGAAAATTCCTGAATTCATTGGAAGGTTTCAAAATCTCATTGTGCTGGACCTATCCCGAAATGCCATTGAAAAGCTACCTAAAGAGATTG GCCAGCTGCCTAACCTCCAAGAGCTCCTCCTCAGTTATAATAAAATTAAATCTGTTCAGAAAGAGCTAAGTAACTGCATCAGCCTCGGAAGACTGGAACTGGCTGTGAACAGGGATATCTGTGACCTTCCACTTCAG CTCAGTGAGCTAAAGAAGCTTTACCATGTAGATCTGAGTATGAACCAATTTACTACCATCCCTTCAGCTCTCCTGAACATGCCAAGTCTAGAATGGTTAGACATGGGGAGCAACAAACTTCAGCAACTCCCTGATACGGTTGACAG AATGGAGAACCTCCATACTTTATGGCTCCAACGGAATGAAATAACCCATTTACCGGAAACCATCAGTAATATGAAAAATCTGAGTACTCTTGTCCTCAGTAACAACAAACTCCGGGATATTCCTGCTTGCATGCAACAAATGACAAATCTCAG ATTTGTCAACTTCAGAGACAACCCATTGGAGCTGCAGGTAACACTTCCCCCATGTGAGAAtactgaagaggaggaggaacgGGAATTGTTTGGTATTCAGTTCATGCATATGTATATTCAAGAGTCACTCAGCAGAGCAG CTCAATCACAGCTAGCACAgatatgtctccttgagctggaagtTACACTGAAGAGGGAGTAG